Proteins encoded together in one Deltaproteobacteria bacterium window:
- a CDS encoding thioredoxin domain-containing protein, with translation MPRSNRTSIVALASIVLSLIGLGVSVAIYALHRQLAADPSFGSFCNVNEVVNCDVVLTSQYAKVLGVPVAAWAAGYYLTLALLAAVAGYGAWPGAAAASVRNARQAAAAVFVLAGFGLVFSGYMAVVALAVIRAVCLMCGALYLVALGLFATGWRLRRAFAVESRALAAARARQDRWVMAGAAAATAAVIAVGVWEAMAPALASLPASEIAKRSPEFYRWYVAQPVLQVPADGGKELGPADAPITIVEYSDFECGHCAALAKSLHQALPRYRGQVRVVFHHFPLDRACNPAVPNDFHRSACRAAVAAECAAEQERFWPFHDLMFANQQRLDAASLLKYAERVGCDRSRFEACIETAAARARVERDVRAGVALGVESTPTFFVNGRIIKGALTPELMSYAIALARAALPSLQSPAPKLAGSTP, from the coding sequence ATGCCGCGGTCGAACCGCACTTCGATTGTAGCCCTCGCCAGCATCGTCCTATCCCTGATTGGGTTAGGGGTCAGCGTCGCTATCTATGCGCTGCACCGGCAACTGGCGGCGGATCCGAGTTTCGGAAGTTTCTGCAACGTCAACGAAGTGGTGAACTGCGACGTGGTGCTGACCAGCCAGTACGCCAAGGTGTTGGGGGTGCCGGTGGCAGCGTGGGCTGCCGGCTATTACCTAACGCTGGCGCTGTTGGCAGCGGTGGCTGGATACGGGGCGTGGCCCGGCGCGGCGGCGGCGTCCGTGCGCAACGCGCGCCAGGCAGCAGCAGCGGTGTTCGTGCTCGCCGGCTTCGGGTTGGTGTTCTCGGGTTACATGGCGGTGGTAGCGCTGGCGGTTATCCGCGCGGTCTGCCTGATGTGCGGCGCGCTGTATCTGGTGGCGCTGGGGTTGTTTGCTACGGGGTGGCGGCTGCGCCGGGCGTTCGCGGTTGAGTCGCGGGCGCTGGCCGCAGCGCGTGCTCGCCAAGATCGCTGGGTCATGGCCGGGGCCGCGGCGGCCACTGCCGCAGTGATTGCGGTGGGGGTGTGGGAGGCAATGGCACCCGCCTTGGCCAGCTTGCCGGCAAGTGAGATCGCCAAACGCAGCCCGGAGTTCTATCGCTGGTACGTGGCCCAGCCGGTGCTGCAAGTGCCGGCCGATGGCGGCAAGGAGCTGGGTCCGGCCGATGCTCCGATCACCATTGTCGAGTACTCCGATTTCGAGTGCGGGCACTGTGCGGCCCTGGCCAAGAGCCTGCACCAAGCCCTGCCACGCTATCGCGGGCAAGTGCGCGTGGTGTTCCACCATTTCCCGCTCGACCGCGCCTGCAACCCGGCGGTGCCCAACGACTTCCATCGCAGCGCCTGCCGAGCCGCCGTCGCCGCCGAGTGCGCCGCCGAGCAAGAGCGGTTCTGGCCGTTCCATGACCTCATGTTCGCCAATCAGCAGCGCCTCGATGCCGCCAGCCTGCTGAAGTACGCCGAGCGAGTCGGCTGCGATCGCTCGCGGTTCGAGGCCTGTATCGAGACCGCCGCCGCTCGGGCGCGAGTCGAGCGCGACGTGCGCGCCGGTGTGGCGTTGGGGGTGGAATCGACGCCGACGTTCTTCGTCAACGGCCGCATCATCAAGGGCGCGCTCACACCCGAGCTCATGAGTTACGCCATCGCCCTGGCGCGCGCGGCACTGCCGAGCCTGCAATCCCCTGCACCCAAGCTCGCGGGCAGCACGCCGTAG
- a CDS encoding clan AA aspartic protease, with product MAVLRNPRRPELAPVRAEALADSGALHLCIPEDVRIQLELEEIDKKEAPFADASRKLVPYVGPIEVRFHKRVGFVGALVMGDQVLLGAIPMEDMDLVVIPGTRTLAVNPSSPNIATSVVK from the coding sequence ATTGCGGTACTTAGAAATCCGCGCAGGCCGGAGTTGGCTCCCGTCAGGGCTGAGGCGTTAGCGGACTCGGGTGCGCTGCACCTCTGCATCCCTGAGGACGTGCGGATCCAGTTGGAGTTGGAGGAAATCGACAAGAAGGAAGCGCCCTTCGCTGACGCCAGCCGTAAGTTGGTTCCCTACGTCGGACCGATCGAGGTCCGTTTTCACAAGCGCGTTGGATTCGTCGGGGCCTTGGTCATGGGAGACCAGGTGTTGCTCGGCGCGATCCCGATGGAAGACATGGACCTCGTGGTCATTCCGGGTACACGCACGCTGGCGGTGAATCCCAGCAGCCCGAACATCGCAACTTCGGTGGTGAAGTGA
- a CDS encoding aspartyl protease produces the protein MGITYLHAQLRRPDGRGQSYDLRLLVDSGAIYSVLPEKIWRALRLRPVRKVEFTLADGTAIERGVSECRFEIREHCATSPVVLGEGHDGALLGAVTLETLGLMLNPLTREVLPMQMTLSRLHP, from the coding sequence ATGGGCATTACGTACCTGCATGCTCAGTTGCGCCGGCCAGACGGACGCGGCCAGTCCTACGACTTGCGCTTGCTGGTTGACTCCGGGGCGATTTACTCGGTGCTCCCGGAAAAGATCTGGCGCGCACTGCGTCTCAGACCCGTACGCAAAGTGGAGTTCACGCTGGCGGACGGCACGGCCATTGAGCGCGGAGTCTCGGAGTGCCGTTTCGAGATTCGAGAACATTGCGCCACGTCACCGGTCGTCCTCGGCGAAGGGCACGACGGCGCGCTGCTCGGAGCCGTGACGCTCGAGACCCTCGGCCTCATGCTCAATCCACTGACGCGCGAGGTTCTCCCGATGCAGATGACCCTTTCACGCCTGCACCCGTGA